From one Bacteroides fragilis NCTC 9343 genomic stretch:
- a CDS encoding Lcl domain-containing protein, which yields MSFKYYILLPIVWVCLCFPSDAFGQYIKKETVNSQVYAVIYAEGLAGSAQWVSGFKMMKNDATIRHQVSRGNGGNPIVNDRIPMRFIIAPTDVANVTWMQAEGAGDGNGNLNADFRSTAATGCRSYKIAGDPNRKWRVPTQRELQLMWLFREPVGVIYPAAQMENVSSKIYWAATEEDAANAWYFDFKQGVPQCSWQLKTTSSNVRCVSDY from the coding sequence ATGAGTTTTAAATATTATATCCTCCTGCCGATTGTTTGGGTATGCCTCTGTTTCCCTTCAGATGCTTTCGGGCAGTATATCAAAAAAGAGACTGTCAACAGCCAGGTTTATGCCGTGATTTATGCGGAAGGATTGGCAGGGTCCGCCCAATGGGTCTCCGGGTTCAAAATGATGAAAAACGACGCAACCATCCGTCACCAGGTATCCCGTGGAAATGGTGGGAATCCGATTGTCAATGACAGGATTCCGATGCGTTTCATTATAGCTCCTACCGATGTAGCTAATGTCACCTGGATGCAGGCAGAAGGTGCAGGCGATGGAAATGGAAATCTGAATGCAGATTTTAGATCAACTGCTGCCACGGGCTGCCGTAGTTACAAAATAGCCGGTGACCCAAACCGTAAATGGCGTGTTCCTACCCAGCGCGAGCTGCAATTGATGTGGCTGTTTCGTGAGCCTGTGGGAGTTATCTATCCGGCAGCACAGATGGAAAACGTATCGTCAAAAATATATTGGGCTGCCACAGAGGAAGATGCTGCCAATGCATGGTATTTCGATTTCAAACAGGGGGTGCCTCAGTGTTCCTGGCAGCTTAAAACTACTTCAAGCAATGTGAGATGCGTAAGTGATTATTAA
- a CDS encoding DUF4906 domain-containing protein, with protein sequence MIRKLIFSICMICPLLAGCTDDDMMPSSQMPLSSETVPVRLNFSTEAFNTPFQGDTRSGGESTVWSVSNQDMDIELVKTPVTRDAVAAIDKENAVYNYTVLQFAGITETATLLGKATYPCKDGVITTADVELQATTTGPGGTVVKHRFVVIANVDGTDFNTLQENTSTYSDLQNMHISQAGNQDFPLHKVTVNGVKKDAIIMSGSVDATINTGEAKQLSIALKRTVAKVTFNVKTDNPAFSNLKNWDLILMSIPNKSYFNTLGRFAVFPTVDPLNQFSAYWFKPLTSTVGEALPLNGKSSYLPVNLQQSVAISTSGTRRDNAPIGGTYLQIMGREMSPDGVGSFPVVKDFVLYQIYLGKNLTTDFSVYSNNNLTYNITLKGRSDDDTNVIRFIPGYFSGELKAYDANDNALASKTDPSAVKWEYSKRLEAFFQDSKYTGQQAGGEENGRQDVRWQVIGSYNNRGATSLTDGYGNTRQLEANDIFYLHYPAAQACYGGLNGLVNGGDTSFSWYLPSVSELIGTWISSASTASQLSASYWSSTALGSPNAFIITNKGEVKTAPVNSNDDRHYVRGFRDPDAVNTIHYNITH encoded by the coding sequence ATGATTAGAAAATTAATATTCTCAATATGCATGATATGCCCGTTGTTGGCGGGGTGTACGGACGACGACATGATGCCTTCATCCCAAATGCCTCTATCCTCGGAAACCGTTCCCGTCAGGTTGAATTTCAGCACCGAGGCTTTTAATACCCCCTTTCAGGGCGACACGCGTTCGGGAGGAGAAAGTACTGTTTGGTCCGTTTCCAATCAGGATATGGACATCGAATTGGTGAAAACACCCGTTACAAGAGATGCTGTCGCAGCCATTGATAAAGAAAACGCCGTCTATAACTATACCGTATTACAGTTCGCCGGAATAACGGAAACTGCCACTTTACTCGGTAAAGCTACCTATCCTTGTAAGGATGGGGTAATCACAACAGCGGATGTAGAGCTTCAGGCAACTACAACAGGGCCCGGCGGGACTGTCGTTAAACATCGGTTCGTGGTTATAGCGAACGTTGATGGGACAGATTTTAATACTTTGCAGGAAAATACTTCCACATATTCGGATTTGCAGAATATGCATATTTCGCAAGCAGGAAACCAAGACTTCCCTTTGCATAAAGTTACAGTAAACGGAGTGAAGAAAGATGCAATAATCATGTCTGGTTCGGTTGATGCCACCATAAATACCGGTGAAGCCAAACAGCTATCCATAGCTTTGAAACGGACGGTAGCGAAGGTCACTTTTAATGTTAAGACAGATAATCCGGCGTTTAGTAACTTAAAAAATTGGGACTTGATATTAATGAGTATTCCCAATAAAAGTTACTTTAACACATTGGGGCGGTTCGCCGTTTTCCCCACTGTAGATCCCCTGAACCAGTTTTCGGCTTATTGGTTCAAGCCACTTACCTCCACAGTAGGCGAGGCTCTTCCTCTGAATGGGAAGTCTTCCTATCTCCCTGTCAATCTTCAGCAGTCAGTAGCGATCTCCACTTCGGGCACTCGCCGTGATAACGCGCCAATCGGAGGTACTTATCTCCAAATTATGGGTAGAGAGATGTCTCCTGATGGAGTGGGTTCATTTCCCGTAGTAAAAGATTTCGTTCTCTATCAGATTTATCTGGGAAAGAACCTGACTACTGATTTCAGTGTGTACTCCAATAATAACCTGACCTATAATATCACCCTGAAGGGAAGGTCGGACGACGACACCAATGTCATAAGGTTTATTCCCGGCTATTTCTCCGGAGAACTTAAAGCGTATGATGCAAATGACAACGCCTTGGCTTCAAAAACCGATCCGTCTGCCGTTAAATGGGAATATTCCAAAAGACTGGAGGCTTTCTTTCAGGATAGCAAGTATACGGGACAACAGGCGGGGGGTGAGGAAAACGGCAGACAGGATGTGAGATGGCAGGTTATAGGTTCGTATAATAATCGTGGAGCCACCTCCCTGACAGACGGTTATGGCAATACCCGACAACTGGAGGCAAATGATATTTTTTATCTGCATTATCCGGCGGCGCAGGCCTGTTATGGAGGATTGAATGGACTGGTTAATGGAGGTGATACATCATTTTCATGGTATCTTCCTTCCGTCTCGGAACTGATCGGAACATGGATTTCTTCTGCAAGTACGGCAAGTCAGTTGAGTGCCAGCTACTGGTCATCTACCGCCCTTGGTAGTCCTAATGCTTTTATCATCACGAATAAAGGAGAAGTGAAAACCGCACCTGTCAATAGTAATGATGATCGTCACTATGTACGGGGCTTTCGGGATCCGGATGCAGTTAACACCATTCATTATAATATAACCCATTGA
- a CDS encoding fimbrillin family protein, with amino-acid sequence MDTQKKHNLSGTIILVSCFLLLAGACDNSDRIETETQANGVLLNFNASTIDATTTETRSFVPIEGFAKNEYIFGMSVTKDNASRGEIFEGSRNLKATMSRPSGDAPWNWEFSNNASGTVVTPRGPEGKPLRVIAYYPAIAGTENFTDGIPFDFTQTNNPQQKEILYNTNTSYTIPSSGGSDKVTIPLKFQHAYSWISIKVTKSVDKGSHKLSGVSIDNLSGGWIKNKGKINPATGMAMQGAIQGPIGEVRTAEVLDPSGDTATPIIYDFLVPAFMDRNVKDDDLVFTLIIDGKKEIFSLGREHLNNDGDTYGFKQGYVNTYNVEFNNSSLNMRLLNWTSTRIDGDFGQNVTNPTNYQEMSFYYAEDNGGWTTANGKVFPPKYKDLPAGDRRYYNYLTTVKYGGNGEYVPAKPVTDPPPPKGIIIEDDANVATQEPACRLFQMTTKDVSIEPVPWEDEMGQLVAKELCRKYNGGGFKDWRLPRASELRALLVYAIYGAGTKQFINLKLTNDVNREKLYWTGTEESEDKAWAMLYYDDNTLVGRGPNISAQDKSTRLSVRCIRQLQ; translated from the coding sequence ATGGATACTCAAAAGAAACATAATTTATCCGGGACAATCATCCTTGTATCGTGCTTTTTATTACTGGCAGGAGCCTGTGATAATAGTGACCGGATCGAGACAGAGACTCAGGCAAACGGTGTGCTCCTGAATTTCAATGCGTCGACGATTGATGCAACCACTACTGAAACAAGAAGTTTTGTTCCCATTGAAGGTTTTGCCAAAAACGAATATATTTTTGGCATGTCTGTCACCAAAGATAATGCATCACGGGGTGAGATTTTTGAAGGATCCCGTAATCTGAAAGCAACCATGAGTAGACCTTCGGGCGATGCGCCTTGGAACTGGGAATTCAGCAATAACGCTAGTGGTACAGTGGTAACTCCCCGGGGACCGGAAGGAAAGCCGCTAAGGGTAATCGCTTATTATCCTGCCATTGCCGGAACCGAGAACTTCACTGATGGAATTCCGTTTGATTTTACACAGACCAATAACCCCCAACAGAAGGAAATACTCTACAATACCAACACTTCATATACGATACCTTCATCCGGTGGCTCAGACAAGGTGACTATTCCTCTGAAGTTTCAGCATGCCTACTCCTGGATAAGTATCAAGGTAACGAAATCTGTTGATAAAGGCAGTCACAAGCTGAGCGGCGTATCCATAGACAACCTATCGGGAGGATGGATTAAAAACAAAGGAAAGATCAATCCGGCAACGGGTATGGCAATGCAGGGAGCTATTCAGGGACCGATAGGAGAAGTGAGGACTGCAGAGGTACTGGATCCCTCCGGAGATACAGCAACTCCTATAATATACGACTTTCTGGTTCCTGCATTTATGGATAGAAATGTTAAAGACGACGACCTTGTTTTCACATTGATAATTGACGGAAAGAAAGAAATCTTTTCTCTCGGAAGAGAGCACCTGAACAATGACGGAGACACATATGGTTTCAAGCAGGGTTATGTCAATACTTATAACGTTGAATTCAATAATTCGTCTCTGAATATGCGGCTTTTAAACTGGACATCAACACGTATTGATGGAGATTTTGGTCAAAATGTGACTAATCCTACAAATTATCAAGAGATGAGTTTCTACTATGCCGAGGATAATGGTGGTTGGACGACGGCTAATGGCAAAGTATTTCCTCCAAAATACAAAGACTTGCCAGCTGGTGACCGTCGGTATTATAATTACCTTACTACTGTGAAGTATGGTGGCAACGGAGAATATGTGCCGGCCAAACCGGTGACGGATCCGCCTCCTCCCAAAGGTATAATCATAGAGGATGATGCTAATGTTGCTACCCAGGAACCGGCTTGCAGGCTATTTCAGATGACTACAAAAGATGTTTCCATTGAACCGGTGCCGTGGGAAGATGAAATGGGACAGTTGGTTGCAAAAGAACTTTGCAGGAAATATAACGGGGGGGGCTTTAAAGACTGGAGGCTTCCAAGGGCATCCGAGCTCAGGGCACTATTGGTATATGCAATATATGGTGCCGGTACTAAACAATTTATAAATTTGAAACTAACGAATGATGTAAACCGGGAGAAACTTTACTGGACAGGAACCGAAGAAAGTGAGGACAAAGCTTGGGCTATGCTCTATTATGATGATAACACTCTTGTTGGTAGAGGCCCTAACATATCCGCTCAAGACAAAAGCACAAGACTCTCTGTACGTTGTATCCGGCAACTTCAATAA
- a CDS encoding DUF1566 domain-containing protein, with product MKNKPILKLNRLAMIIPAVLVLLSLSSCQQEEPYSNRTPSGSTLVNLSVSASNSDVTLVSDDPASAIKSLCILQFNANGNDFGTLRHVGIGTENVAGGGKYSATLLQSVDTNDKYKFVVLANFPNGYGVFQGMTGKSYAAVQQACLSEEITGNLGFDTNNCFPMFGIPKGGTPEVIDETLDLGSVSLVRAVARVDIGIGKKDANTNTWSKNGVKFNMTQIQIWKSGKQYAYMPLEGSFSSAGGALTITAPSPVGAVATKAYDNTYITSGTYCAEKIYLPEVDLQWGSVYDTKHTSRLAIIVGGKYNGSQKETFYRVDLTNDQTSETMNILRNHVYRFTVTKVTDDGYDTAELAYKSIPKDISFTAELTPWTFPPAVSVPSIIGYRMVYQNTNGGMLLWNTATGLTIPKKRDTWKGTKMNFNYNGFYDETNNAYAITYPIEPRNGSLYHTIEVAFDYEGVYPSLMVSADDVTDVTGGDTNPWKTGKTLTAFDICRNYEGDGFGDWRLPRLSELALLYLNRGSLEAMRGFAPLSGTYWSGSEYLVSDSKVDKRHSEQAWGINFDATNPGNAAPYDKTTKKFKIRCVRQTQ from the coding sequence ATGAAGAATAAACCTATATTGAAGTTGAACCGGTTGGCAATGATTATTCCTGCGGTGTTGGTGTTGCTGTCCTTGTCTTCCTGCCAGCAGGAGGAGCCGTACAGTAACCGGACTCCTTCGGGCTCTACCCTCGTAAACCTTTCTGTTTCTGCTTCCAACAGCGATGTGACATTGGTTTCCGATGATCCCGCTTCGGCTATCAAGTCCCTTTGTATTCTTCAGTTTAATGCGAACGGAAATGATTTCGGAACCTTGCGGCATGTGGGCATCGGTACGGAGAATGTGGCAGGTGGTGGAAAATACAGTGCTACACTGCTTCAAAGCGTAGATACAAATGATAAATATAAATTTGTTGTGCTTGCCAACTTTCCTAATGGCTACGGTGTCTTCCAGGGTATGACAGGCAAAAGCTATGCTGCAGTGCAACAAGCATGCCTGAGCGAGGAGATTACCGGAAACCTCGGGTTTGATACAAATAATTGTTTTCCGATGTTCGGAATACCTAAAGGCGGAACTCCTGAAGTTATCGACGAGACCCTGGATTTGGGGAGTGTCTCTTTGGTGCGTGCCGTAGCGCGTGTGGATATCGGTATCGGGAAAAAGGATGCCAATACCAATACCTGGAGCAAAAACGGGGTAAAATTTAATATGACCCAGATTCAAATCTGGAAATCGGGAAAACAGTATGCATACATGCCTTTGGAAGGTAGCTTTTCCTCTGCCGGAGGTGCACTGACCATAACCGCTCCTTCTCCTGTAGGTGCTGTGGCGACTAAAGCCTATGACAATACATATATAACAAGCGGCACTTACTGTGCGGAGAAGATTTATCTTCCCGAAGTTGATTTGCAATGGGGAAGTGTATATGATACCAAGCATACGAGCCGTCTGGCAATCATCGTGGGGGGTAAATATAACGGTTCGCAGAAAGAGACATTTTACCGGGTGGATTTAACCAACGACCAGACCTCTGAAACGATGAACATATTGCGTAACCATGTTTATCGGTTTACCGTAACGAAGGTAACGGATGACGGTTATGATACAGCCGAACTGGCCTATAAAAGTATACCGAAAGATATAAGCTTTACTGCCGAGCTTACTCCATGGACATTCCCTCCTGCGGTTTCCGTGCCTTCCATAATCGGTTACCGTATGGTGTACCAAAACACGAATGGTGGCATGTTGTTGTGGAATACAGCAACCGGACTTACTATTCCTAAAAAGAGAGATACCTGGAAGGGGACTAAAATGAACTTTAACTATAACGGATTTTATGACGAAACAAATAACGCTTATGCTATAACCTATCCGATAGAACCTCGAAACGGATCGCTATATCACACCATAGAGGTGGCTTTTGATTATGAGGGAGTATACCCCTCCCTTATGGTATCGGCCGATGATGTCACTGACGTGACGGGTGGAGATACCAATCCGTGGAAAACGGGTAAAACCCTTACGGCTTTTGACATTTGCCGCAACTATGAAGGAGACGGATTTGGCGACTGGAGGCTTCCGCGGCTTTCCGAGCTGGCTTTGCTCTATTTAAACAGAGGGAGCCTGGAGGCAATGAGAGGGTTTGCTCCACTAAGCGGAACTTACTGGAGCGGTTCGGAATATCTGGTAAGTGATTCGAAGGTAGATAAAAGACACTCCGAACAGGCTTGGGGAATCAACTTTGATGCTACGAATCCGGGCAATGCGGCACCCTATGACAAAACAACGAAAAAATTTAAAATCCGGTGTGTACGACAAACGCAGTAA
- a CDS encoding FimB/Mfa2 family fimbrial subunit, whose protein sequence is MMIGNIKFRFQPGILSFMFVLLLLSGCIAENNDDCFRGVPLQVKLPAGILSETMQDINIYVFDGSDRLLDILPIRSLEPVILSYPGIPSLHCIAWGNTQDGTMYVSPLKTGDPLSAGFISLKPSAVTRAQKSIFISPTDLFYGELNVDNTSTSNRIEEKEMSVSRMVASMNITIRGLELLSQSNEGVYSIVVHETASRVDFEGRYGGDPASYAFSPRFEAGKDYIIPPFNLFPTTVGSGISIDIYRNGSLLRSISTDSGNQPILPVVGKTLNVLLNFRLDVDVELALTGWGEEYIWKEYN, encoded by the coding sequence ATGATGATAGGCAACATTAAATTCCGGTTTCAACCGGGGATATTATCCTTTATGTTCGTACTGCTACTGTTGTCGGGATGCATAGCTGAGAATAATGACGATTGTTTCAGAGGTGTTCCTCTTCAAGTGAAATTACCGGCAGGTATTTTATCCGAAACAATGCAAGACATAAACATCTATGTATTTGATGGTAGCGACCGCTTGCTGGACATACTACCAATACGCAGTTTAGAGCCTGTCATTTTAAGCTATCCGGGCATACCCAGCCTTCATTGTATTGCTTGGGGCAACACACAGGATGGTACAATGTATGTCAGTCCCCTAAAAACGGGCGATCCGCTCTCTGCCGGTTTCATTTCTTTGAAACCCTCTGCCGTCACAAGGGCACAGAAGAGCATTTTCATCTCTCCCACCGATTTATTCTATGGAGAGCTTAATGTAGACAATACTTCGACGTCCAACCGCATTGAGGAAAAGGAAATGTCCGTTTCCCGTATGGTGGCGTCAATGAATATAACCATACGCGGTCTGGAGCTTCTCAGCCAGAGCAATGAAGGCGTTTACTCCATTGTGGTGCACGAAACTGCCAGTCGTGTAGACTTTGAAGGCCGTTACGGAGGAGATCCTGCTTCTTATGCGTTCTCACCCCGTTTTGAAGCCGGAAAAGATTACATCATACCTCCTTTCAACCTTTTTCCTACTACGGTCGGTAGCGGAATATCCATCGATATCTATCGTAACGGCAGCCTGCTCAGAAGTATAAGTACTGATAGCGGGAATCAACCCATCCTGCCAGTTGTGGGTAAAACGCTGAATGTTTTGTTGAACTTCAGACTCGATGTGGATGTGGAATTGGCACTCACCGGGTGGGGAGAGGAGTATATCTGGAAAGAATACAACTGA
- a CDS encoding fimbrial protein: protein MKVKKILLSMCAIAALASCSQNDDVVPAGAGGEEARVVLKLEGDAVDTRADVPATEEGAKIKDITVFFFNTTGFIVGTPKYIGVAADIAKPITTTTDASQVVVIANLGGDETTTGKKLAGVSSIDQLKTKVFSSVTTTTDPTTKHTINQTKDRLYMSGMGKVTIGSDGLTGTATVNLHFISAKINKVAISWKADNTNQNYSTLSVFKTDKSKWFAIKQVYLMMSQTNSHLLPADAVIVPAGTVTWAGAFAPATGLAFAGGLSWGSTPWVPVPTPTPLQTDTYLVKTDLAASSAGNQVANVIADNPWYLFENPASSDKPTGLVVEVVWRSKDNAEYNSADVLTKYFTIYFGEKKAGSSPANQPYLEPGKTYDISLNLNGDFKPGGNGGGGSDDPSKPSVDANITVTVHPAKWTTTAEITKEFN, encoded by the coding sequence ATGAAAGTTAAAAAAATCTTATTATCAATGTGTGCGATAGCGGCATTGGCAAGTTGTTCGCAGAATGATGACGTGGTTCCTGCTGGGGCGGGCGGTGAAGAAGCAAGGGTTGTCCTTAAGCTGGAGGGAGACGCTGTGGATACAAGAGCCGATGTGCCAGCTACTGAAGAAGGTGCCAAAATTAAGGATATTACTGTATTCTTTTTTAATACGACAGGGTTTATTGTGGGTACTCCCAAATACATAGGTGTCGCGGCGGATATTGCTAAACCGATTACGACCACTACGGATGCTTCTCAAGTGGTTGTAATAGCTAATCTAGGGGGTGACGAAACAACTACAGGTAAAAAATTAGCTGGTGTGAGCAGTATTGACCAGCTGAAAACAAAAGTATTTTCTTCTGTTACTACTACCACAGATCCCACAACCAAACATACAATTAATCAAACTAAGGATCGTCTGTATATGAGTGGAATGGGGAAAGTGACAATAGGTTCAGATGGGCTGACTGGTACTGCAACAGTAAATCTGCATTTCATATCGGCTAAAATTAATAAGGTAGCTATTTCATGGAAAGCTGATAATACAAACCAGAACTATTCAACTCTGTCTGTTTTTAAAACAGATAAGTCTAAATGGTTTGCCATCAAACAAGTCTACTTAATGATGTCTCAGACAAACTCACATCTTTTACCTGCAGATGCCGTAATCGTTCCGGCAGGGACGGTAACATGGGCTGGTGCGTTTGCTCCAGCTACGGGTTTGGCGTTTGCAGGGGGCTTGTCGTGGGGGAGTACTCCGTGGGTACCAGTTCCGACACCAACTCCTCTTCAAACAGATACTTACTTAGTAAAGACAGATCTGGCTGCTAGTTCTGCCGGAAATCAAGTGGCGAATGTCATTGCTGATAATCCTTGGTATTTGTTTGAAAATCCTGCTTCTTCTGATAAACCGACTGGGCTTGTAGTTGAAGTAGTATGGAGATCTAAAGACAATGCAGAGTACAACAGTGCTGATGTTTTAACCAAATATTTTACAATCTATTTTGGTGAAAAGAAAGCAGGATCATCTCCAGCTAATCAGCCGTATCTTGAGCCTGGAAAAACTTATGATATCAGTTTAAATCTGAACGGTGATTTTAAACCGGGCGGTAATGGTGGCGGTGGTAGTGACGATCCGTCTAAGCCGAGTGTAGATGCAAATATTACCGTTACGGTACATCCTGCAAAATGGACAACGACTGCTGAAATTACAAAAGAGTTTAACTAA
- a CDS encoding helix-turn-helix domain-containing protein, which yields MNKKSSLNNLLYIQEHRSCRNYLEKVENGFKYIEFSHEEVILEKEISWNYLLFVLEGECIINCNQFRERLFQANCMVLLPKTAMVEIKVIAGTRLLSLSFDVPLNVCDKFILQSLTGLCRKLDYNFQSLAIRYPLPPYLEIVTYCLTNKMDCGHFHTLLQQELFFLLRGFYLKEELALLFHPIISAELTFKDFVIGNYFKVSNVNDLISLSNMCKSSFYCKFKEVFGMTAKQWLLKQRNTHILNKVMTSETTVGELMEEFRFESQAHFTHYCKQHFNCTPRELIMKYQVVNQ from the coding sequence ATGAATAAGAAATCTTCACTTAACAATTTGCTCTATATACAAGAGCATCGTTCATGCAGAAATTACCTGGAAAAGGTAGAAAACGGATTCAAATATATTGAATTCTCACATGAAGAAGTTATTCTGGAAAAAGAAATTTCATGGAACTATCTTTTATTTGTTCTCGAAGGAGAATGTATCATCAATTGTAATCAGTTTAGAGAACGTTTGTTTCAGGCTAACTGTATGGTGCTACTCCCCAAAACGGCTATGGTTGAAATTAAAGTCATAGCCGGTACCCGGTTACTCTCCTTATCCTTTGATGTTCCCTTAAACGTATGTGATAAGTTCATATTACAATCGTTAACAGGACTATGCAGGAAACTGGATTATAATTTCCAGTCACTCGCTATCCGTTATCCCCTTCCTCCTTATTTGGAGATTGTTACGTATTGCCTGACCAATAAGATGGATTGCGGACATTTTCACACTTTGTTGCAACAGGAATTATTTTTTTTACTCCGGGGTTTTTATCTGAAAGAAGAATTAGCCTTATTGTTCCACCCGATCATCTCAGCAGAATTAACTTTCAAAGATTTTGTCATTGGCAATTATTTTAAAGTAAGCAATGTAAATGATCTCATCTCCCTCTCCAATATGTGTAAAAGCAGCTTTTACTGTAAATTTAAAGAAGTATTCGGAATGACGGCCAAGCAATGGTTGCTGAAACAACGGAACACACATATATTAAATAAAGTGATGACCTCAGAGACTACAGTCGGAGAGTTGATGGAGGAGTTTAGATTTGAGTCACAAGCTCATTTCACCCACTATTGCAAGCAGCATTTTAATTGCACACCACGGGAGTTGATTATGAAATATCAGGTTGTAAATCAGTAG
- a CDS encoding site-specific integrase: MTSVKLKLNKTRALKDGNYPVVFQLIHQKRKKIIYTKYRMKEEDFIIIAGNVVSGCHTGCKISRELLRIYKQLTARVRRLESRGEEYTINDITTVMFSKATGKFLLLPYIDTQIEWKKSIMKNGTAAAYQSTYASLAKYIGKKEVKISQVNHRFVTCYRDFLSKNGATENTIGYYLRNFRALYNLAVKDGLVPPCDYPFKEICTKPCKTVKRALDREQMVKLACLSLHSDAELKRSLDLFLFGFYAQGMAFVDIAYLKWKNISGNRIIYRRHKSKQLIQIVITPQIKSIIDEHGNNTNNAEEYVFSVIKNNANEYTQYRTALGRTNRHLKIISAKLKIDPPLTTYTARHTWATLAREYGAPVSAISAGLGHTKEEMTLVYLKELDLAPLHRINKMVNNLLERK; encoded by the coding sequence ATGACATCAGTAAAATTAAAATTGAACAAGACCCGTGCATTGAAAGATGGGAATTATCCGGTGGTATTCCAGCTAATCCACCAAAAGCGCAAAAAAATAATTTATACGAAATACCGTATGAAAGAAGAGGACTTTATAATTATTGCCGGAAATGTTGTTTCGGGTTGCCATACCGGTTGCAAAATCAGTCGCGAATTGTTGAGGATCTATAAGCAACTGACCGCACGAGTTCGCAGACTGGAAAGCCGTGGTGAGGAATATACAATAAATGATATCACTACTGTCATGTTTTCAAAAGCGACCGGGAAATTCTTATTACTGCCTTACATTGATACACAAATAGAATGGAAAAAGTCAATAATGAAAAACGGAACCGCCGCTGCTTATCAAAGTACCTATGCTTCACTTGCCAAATATATCGGTAAGAAAGAGGTGAAAATATCGCAAGTGAACCACCGCTTTGTAACTTGCTACAGAGACTTTTTATCCAAAAATGGGGCTACGGAAAATACGATCGGATACTATTTAAGGAACTTCAGGGCATTGTATAATCTCGCGGTAAAGGACGGCTTGGTTCCTCCATGCGATTATCCGTTCAAGGAAATATGTACCAAGCCCTGTAAAACAGTAAAACGTGCATTAGATCGGGAACAGATGGTTAAATTGGCTTGTCTGTCATTGCATTCCGATGCAGAGTTAAAACGTTCATTGGATCTTTTTCTTTTTGGTTTCTATGCCCAGGGAATGGCTTTTGTTGACATTGCATATCTGAAGTGGAAAAATATAAGTGGTAATCGGATTATCTATAGAAGACATAAATCAAAACAATTGATACAAATAGTCATTACACCCCAGATCAAATCCATTATAGACGAGCATGGGAATAATACGAACAATGCAGAAGAGTATGTATTCTCGGTTATCAAAAACAATGCAAATGAATATACTCAGTATCGTACAGCTTTAGGACGTACCAACAGGCACTTAAAAATAATCTCTGCGAAACTGAAGATTGATCCTCCGTTGACTACGTACACCGCGCGCCATACATGGGCAACACTGGCCAGAGAATACGGGGCCCCGGTTTCGGCAATCAGTGCGGGATTAGGGCATACCAAAGAAGAAATGACACTTGTCTATCTTAAGGAATTGGATTTGGCTCCTCTTCACCGGATCAATAAGATGGTAAATAATCTTCTGGAGAGAAAATGA